From a region of the Zingiber officinale cultivar Zhangliang chromosome 4B, Zo_v1.1, whole genome shotgun sequence genome:
- the LOC121976444 gene encoding cactin-like has product MSGRYLLVLFPSTHSIPNKFKIPFPLAYPPKRGSRVYPIVSKTGVRAVGIMEEEIMERRKRSTDDSRRYSRRRNHERSKRTKRRDGCRFSEPEDSRVTRDITEKEIMDYMVKKVQKKVLKVAKKLKANKVTGYSNDSNPLGDHNLIEKFVWMKKIESDITRGVLLDTSVNAEKSRQRERMAEIENIKKRREERAIEKTQHEEEMTMLARERAWAECIDWEKKEEEFHFHQSKVRSKIRLQEGRAKPIDILIKTLNGLEEFDFDLNEPYIVFKGLTVKDLEELCNDIKLHLDLDIATPIHIRYWEALIIVCNWELAEAQKRDAIDRARIRGEQAPPEILAEERGLHSSIEADVMNMLEGKRSKELELMQQRIESLMCSGTAKVVEYWEAILERLQIYKAKATLREIHASLLQMHLQCSEHPAELKNRLKEHEDAKAEEEELQHLEDSKHYSPEHVIEEADEPEEEGSFSPQLFQGDEDNKAIDPEEDWIKLGQKRKAVEIEQQMKTREAMTAKKASTPEENMELEAMRVMGTMDEGDAVFGANSEVTLDSLVYWWHDKYRPRKPKYTNLVHAGYKWNKYNQTHYDHDNPPPAIVQGYKFKIFYTNLVDKSRAPVYTVEKDGDSDETCIIRFHAGPPYEDIAFRIVNKEWEYSHDKGFKCTFEHGTLYLFFNFKQFGYRR; this is encoded by the exons ATGAGCGGACGTTACCTTCTCGTCCTTTTCCCCTCAACTCACTCCATCCCAAACAAGTTCAAAATTCCTTTTCCGCTTGCTTACCCTCCCAAAAGAGGTAGTCGAGTATATCCGATCGTTTCAAAGACCGGCGTAAGGGCAGTAGGTATCATGGAGGAGGAGATCATGGAGCGGCGGAAGAGATCAACAGACGATTCTCGGAGATATTCCCGACGCCGCAACCACGAGAGGAGTAAGAGGACTAAGCGAAGAGACGGATGTCGTTTCTCCGAGCCGGAAGATTCGAGGGTTACGAGGGATATCACAGAGAAAGAGATCATGGACTACATGGTGAAGAAGGTGCAAAAGAAG GTTCTGAAGGTTGCGAAGAAACTCAAAGCAAACAAGGTGACTGGATATTCTAACGATTCAAATCCTCTTGGAGACCATAATCTGATTGAGAA gtttgTATGGATGAAAAAGATAGAATCTGATATTACACGAGGTGTACTTCTTGATACATCAGTGAATGCTGAAAAGAGTAGACAAAGAGAAAGAATG GCTGAGATTGAAAATATCAAGAAAAGAAGGGAAGAAAGGGCAATTGAGAAAACACAACATGAGGAAGAAATG ACAATGTTGGCAAGAGAGAGAGCCTGGGCTGAGTgtatagattgggagaagaaagaagaagag TTTCACTTTCATCAAAGCAAAGTTAGATCCAAGATTAGATTGCAAGAAGGACGTGCAAAACCCATTGACATACTTATCAAGACCCTTAATGGTTTAGAAGAATTTGACTTTGATCTAAATGAACCATACATTGTATTTAAG GGGCTTACTGTGAAGGATTTGGAAGAACTTTGTAATGACATTAAACTGCATCTAGATTTGGATATAGCAACACCAATTCATATCAGATATTGGGAG GCATTGATAATAGTTTGTAACTGGGAACTTGCAGAAGCCCAGAAAAGAGATgcaattgatcgagctagaatACGTGGTGAGCAAGCACCTCCTGAAATTCTTGCAGAAGAAAGGGGTTTGCACTCGAGCATTGAAGCTGATGTGATGAATATGTTGGAAGGGAAAAGGTCCAAGGAGTTGGAGTTGATGCAGCAAAGAATTGAGTCACTAATGTGCTCAGGCACTGCCAAGGTTGTCGAGTATTGGGAGGCTATTCTCGAACGCCTGCAAATATACAAGGCGAAG GCTACTCTTAGAGAAATCCATGCCTCACTTCTACAAATGCATCTTCAATGTTCGGAGCATCCTGCAGAGCTCAAGAACCGGTTAAAAGAACATGAAGATGCAAAAGCAGAAGAGGAAGAGTTGCAGCATCTGGAGG ATTCCAAGCATTATTCTCCTGAGCATGTAATTGAGGAAGCTGATGAACCTGAAGAAGAGGGTTCATTCTCACCTCAACTCTTTCAAGGTGATGAAGACAATAAAGCAATTGATCCTGAGGAAGACTGGATTAAACTG GGGCAGAAACGCAAGGCTGTAGAAATAGAGCAGCAAATGAAGACTCGGGAAGCAATGACTGCAAAGAAGGCGAGCACACCCGAAGAGAATATGGAACTCGAAGCCATGAGAGTGATGGGAACTATGGATGAAGGGGATGCAGTTTTTGGCGCCAACTCTGAAGTAACTCTGGATTCATTG GTATATTGGTGGCATGATAAATACCGTCCGCGAAAGCCGAAGTATACCAATTTGGTTCATGCCGGATACAAATGGAACAAATACAATCAAACTCATTATGATCACGACAATCCTCCCCCTGCGATTGTCCAGGGATACAAGTTCAAGATATTTTACACTAATCTTGTTGATAAGTCCAGAGCACCAGTGTATACTGTTGAGAAGGATGGCGACAGTGATGAGACTTGCATTATCAGATTTCATGCTGGGCCACCCTACGAGGATATT GCTTTTCGCATTGTAAACAAAGAATGGGAATATTCTCATGATAAGGGCTTCAAGTGTACCTTCGAGCATGGGACTTTATATTTGTTCTTCAATTTCAAACAATTTGGATACCGACGGTAG
- the LOC121976445 gene encoding glyceraldehyde-3-phosphate dehydrogenase 2-like isoform X2, with amino-acid sequence MHPARPIALLLFSRSWMKNLALCTNHDNYSLLHRRSDASHRDLRRARAIALIIVLTNTGAAMLRRRESRRRTSALHSERRAFWSSTTFL; translated from the exons ATGCATCCTGCACGACCAATTGCCTtgctccttttttcaagatcttggatGAAGAATTTG GCATTATGCACGAACCATGACAACTACTCACTCCTACATAGGAGATCAG ATGCGTCACACAGGGATTTGAGGCGCGCGAGGGCCATTGCGCTCATCATTGTCCTCACGAACACCGGTGCGGCAATGTTGAGAAGAAGGGAATCACGGCGGAGGACGTCAGCATTGCATTCCGAAAGGCGGGCGTTTTGGTCATCTACGACGTTCCTTTAG